One genomic segment of Helianthus annuus cultivar XRQ/B chromosome 14, HanXRQr2.0-SUNRISE, whole genome shotgun sequence includes these proteins:
- the LOC110913725 gene encoding uncharacterized protein LOC110913725, with protein sequence MRFGTASRWIYGTISTDLLHTILKPNTTAYDAWTALANLFQDNKATRIIDLNNKFAQTRLDQFSSMSAYYQAMKVIFDKLTNVGSSITDEQLVLQILTGLSEQYEGIGLLIQQTKPLPDFYETRSRLCMAETRKISQARLAAQAAGTALNTVTDRNDSSQRTDRTTENVERGRGRGRRRGRGRGRGSGRGRGSNFSSNQSHSYMPWQPNSFTGWPNSHPNHNEAQQWAPWGPLPPCPYPTAQRPNSSASGQGILGPRPAHSYAASYTPSYAPTDIDQALHAMSLNSADPSWTMDTGATGHMTPNPTLSSNFNTGITKNIVVGNGNTIPVYGQGNLTLPPPSSF encoded by the exons ATGCGgtttggcaccgcatctcgc TGGATTTATGGTACTATTTCCACCGATTTGCTCCACACCATTCTCAAACCTAACACTACGGCTTATGATGCTTGGACGGCACTCGCCAATCTTTTCCAAGATAATAAAGCCACTCGAATCATTGATCTCAACAACAAATTTGCTCAGACCCGTCTTGACCAGTTTTCTTCAATGTCAGCCTACTACCAGGCCATGAAGGTCATCTTCGACAAATTAACGAATGTCGGATCTTCGATAACTGACGAGCAACTCGTTTTACAGATTCTCACCGGATTGTCAGAACAATACGAAGGAATTGGCCTCCTCATACAACAAACCAAACCCCTACCGGATTTCTATGAAACCAGGTCTCGTCTGTGCATGGCCGAAACTCGAAAAATTAGTCAGGCTAGACTCGCTGCACAGGCAGCAGGCACTGCTCTTAACACAGTCACTGATCGCAATGACTCGTCCCAACGTACTGATCGGACAACAGAAAATGTGGAGCGGGGTAGGGGACGAGGCCGCAGACGAGGCCGCGGGAGGGGACGCGGGTCTGGACGGGGACGTGGGTCAAACTTCTCATCAAACCAGTCTCACAGTTACATGCCATGGCAGCCCAATTCCTTCACTGGCTGGCCCAACTCCCACCCGAATCACAACGAGGCCCAACAGTGGGCTCCTTGGGGCCCACTACCTCCTTGTCCTTATCCTACTGCACAACGGCCCAACTCGTCTGCTTCAGGTCAGGGTATTTTAGGCCCACGTCCAGCCCACTCGTATGCCGCCAGTTATACACCAAGCTACGCTCCAACAGACATTGACCAAGCTCTCCATGCCATGTCTCTCAACTCAGCCGATCCATCATGGACTATGGACACTGGTGCTACAGGTCACATGACTCCTAACCCTACTCTTTCGTCTAATTTTAATACTGGCATTACTAAAAATATAGTTGTGGGCAACGGTAACACCATTCCCGTTTATGGACAAGGCAACCTTACCCTACCACCCCCCTCCTCCTTTTAA